DNA from Canis lupus familiaris isolate Mischka breed German Shepherd chromosome 9, alternate assembly UU_Cfam_GSD_1.0, whole genome shotgun sequence:
GCTGCGCGCGCGCCGGCCCCGCCCTCCACCTCTTCAGGCACCTGTTGGCTCGAGGGCTTCCTCGGGCGCAGCTGCCATCCAATAGACAGCCTCCCCGACCCAGTCAGGCCCCGCCCACTCCCTGGCTCCACCAATCCTCGGGCGGCCGCGTCCCCTCTCCCTCGGAGGGCCCGCCCCGCCAGGCGCCTCTTCCGGGTGGGGCCCGGGGCGGAGGAGATGGCGCCCTGGGCGCTCCtcagtcctggggtcctggtgcGGACCGGGCACACTGTGCTGACCTGGGGGATCACGCTGGTGCTCTTCTTGCACGATACCGGTGAGCCGGACCCCGCGCGACCCCGGACCCACCCGATCCCGCGTGATTTCCCAGACGTTTGGGTCTCCTGCTGAAAACCCCAGAAATCCTGGGATTCACCCCATTTCCGCCAGCTCCTGAGCCTCCTCCCCATCTATCATTCCAAGAGCCACCTGTCTTCTGCCTAGTACCCAGTTCATCCCTAATTAGTCCCAGCATCTTCCTGATGCCGCCAGATGCCCTGTGCATCCCAGGACTCGTCCCGCGCCCACCAGAGCCGACGACCGACCTGAGCCCCCGTCCCCCCTGATCCCGGGACCCACCCGACCCTTCCCGGGAACTGACACCCAACCGTCCCCCCGTAAGATTCCAAGGATCTAGTAGATCAAGGACTGGCATCCGGCCCACTTCAGGGGCCACCAGCTGCCCTGGTCCAGGCTCCCTGTCCTGAACACCGAGGGGAGTGGCCATACTCACTTCTTGCCCCCAGGTTCTCATCCACCCCACTGACCCGACCCGCTAAcatcttccccctcttcccccctGCCAGGCTGCCTCCAACCCGAGTTCTCAGCCACCCTCCCTGCCTGCAAGGGTAGCCCCACTCCCCTCTCCTTGCTCCAGCCTCAGCTCCTGGACTGGGGGGTGTTGTCACTTTCCTCCCAAGACCTTCTCGAGCTTCTTCCACCATCTTCACCCTTCAGCCTAAAAACCTGCTCCATCTCTCCATCAAAAAGGACCCCCAACCcatctttccttctctgctgCTTTTCACAATCAAGGGGCCCCAGAGTTGTCCACATTCTGTCATCTAACTGTCCTGTGCGTGCCCCTCActcctcacccccgccccccccccccaaatcctgATTCACCCCCATGAGCTGGGCCTTCCCTGGCCTGGCCCTCCTCTGTCTCTATCTCATACACATATCAGACCTGGCTGGTCTCACCATCATGGAGCCAAGGCAGggacccctcctccctctcccctacaTCCAGTCAAGTCTGGCCCCTTCACCGCCTCACCCCTTATCTACCCATCTTTTTGTCTCCACTATTCCTGCCAGTATCCCTGTCTGGctaccctcctctccctcctggatAGGCACTCTGTCTCCAGgcttccccctgctcccccatccATCTTTTCTCCAGCAGCAGGAGGGTTTTAAGAAACAGATCTGACCCTATAACTTTCCATGGTTCCTATTGCCCTCCAGATAAAATgcagatgaacttttttttttttttttttttttttttgctgggccCAGACTTCTCCCTCCTGTACCCTATGTAGTGTCCACACTTGACCACTCATTAAACCCCATCTCCAAGCCTTTGCTCAGCCAGGGACACAGTCCCCACCTCCAACTACACCTCCTACACACAGCTTCCTCCTGTTTGGCTCTGGCCCCAGACTCACTCTCCTCCTCCGGCCTCTCCAGCGCTGCGGCAGTGGGAAGAGCAGGGAGAGCTGCTCCTGCCCCTCACCTTCCTGCTCCTCGTGCTGGGTTCCCTGCTGCTCTACCTGGCCGTGTCGCTCATGGACCCAGGCTATGTGAatgtccagccccagccccaggtaactggggtgggggagtgtgTGCCTGaaccctctccctcccaccaacAGGACACCCAAGACTGCTGTGATGGTCTCATGGCAGGATCTGTGCAGAGCGCTTTTCTGGGGGCACCTCAGTGAATCCTCTTAGCAGCCCTAGAACCCCATCCCCTACATCCGATTACCATGAGGAAATCGCCAAGGCCCAGGGAGCAGATACAAGTGGCAGAGGTCACAGGGCTTCCCTGGGGCTTCCCTGGGACCGGAGCTCTCTGCCCCACCCTACCACTCCATTATGCAGGGGATGGTTTCCCACCCATGCATACCCAGAAATGAGCTAGTCCCCAAGGAAAACCTGTGCATCTGTCTCCCAAGGGGACCCCATCTTATGCCCCATCTCCTACTTTCAGGAGGAGGCCAAGGAGGAGCAGACAGCCATGGTTCCTCAAGCCATCCCCCTTCGGCGCTGCAGATACTGCCTGGTGCTGGTGGGTGCAGGGACCTTCACGGGAGGGCGTGGGGACTGGGCCAAGACTCCCTGACCTCCTGCCCCCGTGCCGTGGCCTCATCCAGGAAGGCCTCCAGATTGAAGCCCCAGCCTCATAACTTCATCACTTCTCTCAGTGTTGGGCCCGCAGGGGAGCTGGCATTGAGcacacctccctccctgcccacagcAGCCCTTGCGGGCCCGGCACTGCCGGGAGTGCCGTCGCTGTGTGCGCCGCTACGACCACCACTGCCCCTGGATGGAGAACTGCGTGGGAGAACGCAACCACCCGCTCTTCGTGGCCTACCTGGCGCTGCAGCTGGTGGTGCTTCTGTGGGGCCTGTACCTGGCATGGTGGGTTCCCCTACTGCCCTGGGTTTGGGGGAGGGCCGCAGCAATGTGCCTGCAGGGTGGAGAGAGCCAGGACTCCCTCTTCTGTCCAGGGCCTCCAACCTTCTCCCAAGAGGCCTGCCCGCCGGGGCTCCCTGGGgccgccctgccctcccccagcctgggTCCCCATCTCTATCCTGCCCTGCAGGTCTGGCCTCCATTTCTTCCAGCCCTGGGGGCTATGGCTGCGGTCCAGCGGGCTGTTGTTTGCCACCTTCCTGCTGCTCTCCGTCTTCTCTTTGGTGGCCAGCCTGCTCCTCGCCTCACACCTCTACCTGGTGGCCAGTAACACCACCACCTGGGAGTTCATCTCCTCGCACCGCATTGCCTACCTCCGCCAGCGCCCCAGCAACCCCTTCGACCGCGGCCTGACCCGCAACCTGGCCCACTTCTTCTGCGGATggccctcagggtcctgggaggccCTCTGGGccgagggagaggaggaggaggagggcggcaGCCAGGCTGTTTAGGAGGGCGTGGGAGGGAAGGCCACCAACTTGTGCCTGAAAACCAAACGGGCTGCACCCAGCTGCGGTCAGCCCTCGGAAAGCCTGGGGTTCTTCACTCCTGCTCGCTCCTCCCAGGCCTCAGAGCAGAGCTGAACGACAGAACCCCTGCCTCAGTGGGCAGTTCTGCCTTccaaaggaagaaggggaggcaggggaccTGTGGGGGGCTCAGGCACAAGCAACCTGGGCTTGGAGGCCCCCCACACACCAGGATGCCTCCAGTGCACAGTTTTATAAGTTTAATAATCCATAAAGCGAgtcaagtattaaaaaaaataccaaaccaAACTGCTCCTCACTGCCTGCCCTTTCTGGTCCAGGTCTCAGTGaaggagggagctggggtgggggtgagggaggaggggacatTCTGCCCAGTGACCAAGCAACACCCCCCACAGCAGCCCCGCCGCTGCCACGTCAAGGCCCGAGACCCACAGAGAACCTGTGAGGCCCGGGCCTCCAGAGCAGGGCAAGCAGCTGGGCGGACAGGGTGGACTCGCCAGAGAGGCCGTCAGGGCCCCAGGAATCCCTCTGACACAAAGTCGAAGTCCCGGAAGGCGGCCTGCTGGCGGGCAGTCAGGGGGCTGCGGGGGTCCGGCGGGGTCAGGGCCGGTGGTAGCCCCGTGAACTCGCCCTCGAAGTAACGCAGGTCCGTAGGGCCACACAGTGTGGGCAGGAAGGGGGGCCGGACGGTACGGGCGAGCAGGGCCTGCCAGTCGGTGGTCTGGGGGCGAGGGCAGAGCTGCCTGAGATGGCAGAACAGCAGCCCACGTGGCCCCGCGCCACCGCCCACCGTGCCAGGCACCCAGGACCACTCACCCTGAAGAAAGGCTGGGTCTTGATCTCTTCTGCATCCTGCTCACCTGCCCCCAGGCGCTGCTCCGGGCACTTCTGGAGGAGCTGGGCAAAAGGACAGAGGCCCATGGAGGGCGCTTTTGGGCCCATGCACTGCCCGCCTCCCCACGTACCCCAAGTGAGCTGGGCCACAGGGCCCCCAAGAGAATGGGTGGTGAAGGGGCAGCCCGCGAGCCACAGAGCGgcagcccagccccaccctgcccctgcccctgcccctgcagtGATTACCTTCTGAATTAGCTCGAGACCTTGCACCGATAGAAAGTGGGGATATGGGGCATCGGCATTGACGATGCAGTCAAATACCTCTTCCTCAGTGTCCCCCGGGAATGGGCACTGCGGGGAACAGAGCTCAGCAGGGTGCATgagccacccccgccccgccccagcctgCAGGCCCCAGCAGCCTGGGGCTGGCACTCACCTCTCCCACCAACATCTCATAGAGCAGCACACCCAAACCCCACCAGTCCACGGCCCGTGTGTAGGCCTCCTGGGTCAGCACTTCTGGGGCCAGGAACTCTGGGGTGCCGCAGAAGGTGCTTGTCCGGTCCCCAAAGCCGATTCCTGCAAACCAGCACCCACACTGATGCCGGCCTGCTGCATCTCATGCACATCACCTCAGTGGGTGTAAGAATGAACAGCCAACCCTTATGACCTCAGGTACCGAACCCCACACCGAGCCCTGCCCCATGTCCTCAGAGGTGGGAGCGGTTTCTATGCCACCCGACAGGAAGAAGTGGAGCCCCAGGCAAGTTTCCATGCTAAGGTCATGAAGGAAATGGAGAATCCGGtaccctcttcctttttttttttaattttatttatttattcatgagaaacagaaagagagacataggcagagggagaagcaggctcctcacagggaacccgatgtgggattcgatccctagaccctgggatcaggccctgagccaaaggcagaggctcaatcattgagctacccaggagtccctgatgCCCTCTTCCACTCTGAGTACAGTCTCTCCCTCTGGCTAAGGGCAAGCTGTGGCTCTTTAAGAGGCTCTagggctgggcagcccaggtggcccaggggtttagcgccacctttggcctagggcgtgatcctggagacaggggatggagtcccacatcggactccctgcatggagcctgcttctccctctgcctatgtctctgcctctctctctctctctctctgtctgtctctcatgagtaataaataaatcttaaaaaaaaaaaaaaaaaaagaggctctaGGGCTGAGAAGGAAAAACCAGCATGTCCAGCTGGTTCCTAGAatgaaggctggggtgggggccacTCACCAATGACCCTGCTGGCCTGTGCTGGGCAAGATCAGTGGACAGGGGATCCTGGATGGGAGGCACTCACCTTCCTTACAAAGCCCAAAGTCCGCAATCTTCAGGAAACCCTGGGCATCCAGCAGAAGGTTATCCAACTTTAGGTCCCTGAGGGTGCGGGGGCAGATCAAAGGGGCCCTGGAACATCACGGGGGAAGGCAGCTGCTGCCCCTTCACCTACGCCCCCAGCACCACCAGGGCAAGTTAcctgtaaattattttcttctcatgtAAGAACTGCAACCCGAGGATGACACAAGCCAGGTAGAACCTGTGGGTGGTGTCGGGGGAAGCTCAGGCCCAGGCCtgcggggggcagggcagggagacaCCAGGATGGCCATGGCCTGGGCATCTCTGGATGTCCCAGCCAGAGTCAGACTGGATGAGAGACCAAGGGGAGCCCACACCAGGGGTGGGGGTTGCAGAGAGCAGGTGCTTCTCCAGACAGTGGCCTACCCTTCGATTATGCCAGGAATGATGCCATGTGTTCTTACGCCTTACTCTCTCCCACATCCTCCCAGCCACCTGCAGCTGATGCTTCTCACATCTGTTTCTAAAAAGAGGAACTGACTCTAGGGCAGTGAGGCCCCTGGGGTCACATAGGTAGTGGCAGACCCAGACTCCAGAGCCTGCATTCTGGTGGGCAAGATAAACTCCAGCTGCCAGTCACTTACTATACACTGGCTCCTGTGCTCAACAATTTACAAACATTGCATCCATCTTACCCAACAAAGCTGCGAAATAGTTATCAGCCCCATTCGCAGTGACGTAAACTGAGGCCCGAGGTTACAAAGCTGTGACAGTCTATGAGAGCTGCCAACCAGCATTTGAACCGAGGCTTCCTTGACTCCACATGCTCCTCTGCTGCCGGGTACCCTCAGGGAAGCAGGATGAAGGGAGCGGGCAGAGGCAACCGGGGAAGGCTTGCTAGAAGAGGCGGCAAGATAGATGGGAACGCACCGGGCATGGGGCTCAGGGAAGACATCCTCATGGATCTGCATCATGAGGTCACCACCAGGTGCAAACTCTGTCACAAAGCATGCGTGGCTGGAGGTCTGGAAGCAGGCgaggagggagagcaggaagGGGTGCCCCGTGCGGCCCACGGCTTCCAGGATGCGTTTCTCGCAATACAGGctgtggtgggggggagggggcatttGGAGGGAAGGAAGACCTCTGCTGGCTGTGCCCTGCCACCCACACAACACCCTCGGCTCTCTGGGCCTTCAGTCAAAGTGCCAGGCACTTTGATGAGTGATGAGTTCTCTCTACAGTGAGAGTGATGATTTCTACGTatcaggcagagagaagaggggacCTGCCCAAGGGCACATGGTTAACAACTGCAGGTGCTAAAGACAGAGCCCAGGACTGGCCGGCGCCAGAGGTCACCTCTTCAAAGCCCCAAGAGCACTCAGCTGCCTTCCGGTGCCACTGGCCAGGCCAGCCATCCGGGGTCCCAACCGGGGCCGGGTGCCCACTGGCCCGACTACACACCTCTCCATCTCGTCCCGGCTCAGCACCTCCTGCTTCTTGAGCGCTTTGATAGCGTAGTATTTCCCCGTGCCCTTGAATTGCACCAGGAGGACCTGGGCACCAGAGAGAGCTTGGGCTTCAGGCGGACAGCACAGGgcagcttcccccaccccactacCCCATGGATCACAGCATCCTCCCAGCTAAGGTGCTGGGGCCTCCTCACCCCCCCACACAGTTCCCCACCTCAGCCCACTACCTTCCCAAAGTGTCCCCGGCCCAGCACGGCCAAGCAGCGGAAGTCCTGAAGCCGGGGGGGTTTCCTGCAAGAGAGGCATAGGAAGACAAGAGATGCTCCAAACTCTCTGTGCCCAGCCCCGGGCTGTCCCCACCAATGAGGCTGCAAagcctggggatgggggtgggggttcctGGGACAGTGGTTTCCTAGAGTCTGGAAAGCAGCTGGAGCTCAATAATGTGGGTTTAGTGAGTAAGAATCTGAGAGCAAGGAATATCAGATGATGTCTGAATGGACACACAAACACCCAAGTGAGTAGATAGATGTCTCAAGCATAAAAGTGGGCCTGCCGGGGGTACCTGGCGGCTGAGGCTGGAGGAGACGACCCAAGTTGCGTCCTGGGCTCCATGTGGGGGCGTTTGGTGCGCTGTGAGGGCAGAGGGGCTCAGAGCAGAGCAGGGCTTCCTTCTGTCCCACCAGCCCTGCCACCCTTATCCGGGCAGCCCCCGGGCCTCAGCACCCCCTCACCGGTATCTCCTCGGAGGTTGGCTCCCGGGGCAGGTAGAGGCGTGGGGGCTTGGGCGGGGGCCTCATCTCTTCTCCCAAGGGGCTCTTCTTGGGTGGGACATTACTATGTGGAGAAAGTAGACACATGGCAGGGCACAGGCAGATGGAATAGCCATAGGGACAAACACACGGCGATGccagagacagacagatggaggATCAGAGGGTGAATGACGGGAACAGAACAACACCAATTGCACCTGGAGAGAGGCAGATGTGGCAGAGAAGAGGGCGGCTGAGGCGGGGTGGCTCCTCACCTGGGCGAGGCAGGCTCGGCAGCTCCCCGGGGTGTGGCTGGAGTCTGGGGACATGCTTTGGGGGGGCTGATTGTGCTTGGGGAGCTGCAGGGGGGCAGCAGGCTCATGACCAAGCGTCCCCAGGCCGCCATGCTGAGATTCATCTGGGAAGCTCTCAGAAAGTCCTGACCTGGGACAAAAGGAGGACTCAGTCCTGGGGCCCCCAatagcccctgccctgccccctaaCTGCAAAGCTGTCTCCTGGCCACACCTCTGCGTTTAGAGAAAATGCGTTTCTGCCTCTGTAGCCGGGGCCTCCTCTCAATGACAGGGTCACAGAAGGTCACctgcagggggcagagggcagggctggagaCAGGTCCCTTCCCATCCCACCTGCCATCAGGGTACCTCCCTGGTTCCCAGGATCTCGGCCTGAGCCCCCAGCATCAATGATGCAAGAGCCAGAGGGGTCCAGAGAAGAGAGgcacttgtccagggtcacaaaTGAGGCCAGATAGTCTGGACCAAGATGTGGGCCTCTAGATTCCCATGCAGTCCCCAGACAAGGGCTGGGAACCCATAGTCCTGGAGCCCTGCTCCCTCGGGGCCCCAGTTTCCACTCCTACGTGTGGATGGATGAGTCACATTGTTTTGAAGGCCCTTCTAACTCCGACGGAGCTGGGGCCTGTCAGGTCAGAGGGCagggtctggggcacctgggcaaagagcagcccctgtggcacCAGACTGATGGAGAGCTGGTGACAGGCATTGTCCAGGAAGTCCTCCAGCCGCAGGAAGGCCACGCCACACAGCTGCCGCCAGTCCCGCCAGCGCACCCCGATCTCCAGCTCCCGGGCCTACGTTGGGAGGGCCAGGTTGAGGAGTGGGGCATGGCACATGCCCCTACCTGGCCGGCCTTCCGCCCCCTGGCCTAAGGTCATGCCTGCCCACCCCAGGGCTCACCCGCTCCAGGGGGACAATAAACATCTGGTCCCAGGACTGCTTGGCCACCGGCGCCCAGCCAGTCTGGCCCACGCCACGATTGTCCACTTTCAGCACAGCCATCACCTCACCTGCCAGGCCAGATAGGGGGCTCAGAGCCAGCAAGGAGCGGAGGTCCTTTGCTGCCCCCAGCTCCCTGCGGCCCCTACTCACTGGCCAGATCTCCTCCTCCACGCTGAGGCTTGGCCCTGCCCCGGAGCCAGCCCTGGGAGGGGCTCCCGGCCAGTGCAGCTGCCGGGGACCGTCCGGGGACAGCCTTCAGCAGCTGCTCACAGCCCAGGAGGCGGACCTCCAGTGTCCCTGCGGGGAGCACGCAAGAAACACTGTCAGTGCCATTCTCTCACTGCCACAGCCAGGTCCCCTGGGACCGCAGGAAACCTACTTTCTCTCAATGATGTCTGAACCCAGACCTTGCCCACATTAGTTGGGGTATTTAGCCAGGTGACAGGATATAAGGTGGCCCCAAGTAGCCAGACAACTTCTAGGCCTTTTTAGCAAGCCATACCCCCGCCCCGCCTTCCCTAACTTGTCTACTTGGCCAACTCCCAGAAGCCCTTCAAGGCTACATGTAgacaccacctcctccaggaagcattCCTTGATTCCTTCTCAGCTCTGCTCACAATGGGAGCTGGCCCGTCCAACCCTGAACCAGCTCTGAGCAGGAAGGTGCCGGGCTCTCTGGCTGGCACTGTGTCCCGTGTAGGAAGTTCAGGGTTTCCAAAGTCAGCATGCTTAAATTATTTGTTGATTACAATTCAGCTACAATTCAGACAAATTCAGCTCAGGGATAAGAAAGAACTTCCTAGTAGTCCAGACTGCCCAGGACTGGTTACCAAAGGCCTCCAGGGCTGTGAGCTCCCCTAACACCGGCACTCTTCACATTGTCATCATGGTTTCTCATTTTGATAACAGCTTCACCGACCACGTTTGGACGATGCCGGCACTGTGCCTAGCACATCACAGGTGACAACTCACTGAATTTCACAGCAACCCTACAAAGTAGGTGCTGTTATCATCCCCATTTGACAGAACATTAAGCTGAGTCCAGAGAGTGGAAGTCTGTTGCCCGTGTTCACAGAGCTAGAGGGTGGTGGGACCAGAATCAAAACTCTCCA
Protein-coding regions in this window:
- the ZDHHC12 gene encoding palmitoyltransferase ZDHHC12 isoform X4, with translation MAPWALLSPGVLVRTGHTVLTWGITLVLFLHDTALRQWEEQGELLLPLTFLLLVLGSLLLYLAVSLMDPGYVNVQPQPQEEAKEEQTAMVPQAIPLRRCRYCLVLQPLRARHCRECRRCVRRYDHHCPWMENCVGERNHPLFVAYLALQLVVLLWGLYLACPGGYGCGPAGCCLPPSCCSPSSLWWPACSSPHTSTWWPVTPPPGSSSPRTALPTSASAPATPSTAA
- the ZDHHC12 gene encoding palmitoyltransferase ZDHHC12 isoform X1 yields the protein MAPWALLSPGVLVRTGHTVLTWGITLVLFLHDTALRQWEEQGELLLPLTFLLLVLGSLLLYLAVSLMDPGYVNVQPQPQEEAKEEQTAMVPQAIPLRRCRYCLVLQPLRARHCRECRRCVRRYDHHCPWMENCVGERNHPLFVAYLALQLVVLLWGLYLAWSGLHFFQPWGLWLRSSGLLFATFLLLSVFSLVASLLLASHLYLVASNTTTWEFISSHRIAYLRQRPSNPFDRGLTRNLAHFFCGWPSGSWEALWAEGEEEEEGGSQAV
- the ZDHHC12 gene encoding palmitoyltransferase ZDHHC12 isoform X3; this translates as MAPWALLSPGVLVRTGHTVLTWGITLVLFLHDTASSCLALAPDSLSSSGLSSAAAVGRAGRAAPAPHLPAPRAGFPAALPGRVAHGPRLCECPAPAPGGGQGGADSHGSSSHPPSALQILPGAAALAGPALPGVPSLCAPLRPPLPLDGELRGRTQPPALRGLPGAAAGGASVGPVPGMVWPPFLPALGAMAAVQRAVVCHLPAALRLLFGGQPAPRLTPLPGGQ
- the PKN3 gene encoding serine/threonine-protein kinase N3 isoform X1 codes for the protein MESREPGANQRPPEDEKEAIRRAIQKELKIKEGVENLRRVATDRRHLGHVQQLLRSSNRRLEQLHGELRALHARILLPGPGPGQAEPVAPGPQPPAEQPRARHLEALQRQLQVELKVKQGAENMTHTYANGTPKERKLLAAAQQMLRDSQLKVALLRMKISSLEASGSPEPGPELLAEELRHRLHIEAAVAEGAKNVVKLLGGQRTQDRKALAEAQAQLQESSQKLDLLRLALEQLLEGLPPAHPLRGRVARELRTAVSGNPQPSGVLVKPTAMTGTLEVRLLGCEQLLKAVPGRSPAAALAGSPSQGWLRGRAKPQRGGGDLASEVMAVLKVDNRGVGQTGWAPVAKQSWDQMFIVPLERARELEIGVRWRDWRQLCGVAFLRLEDFLDNACHQLSISLVPQGLLFAQVTFCDPVIERRPRLQRQKRIFSKRRGQDFLRASQMNLSMAAWGRLVMSLLPPCSSPSTISPPKACPQTPATPRGAAEPASPSNVPPKKSPLGEEMRPPPKPPRLYLPREPTSEEIPRTKRPHMEPRTQLGSSPPASAARKPPRLQDFRCLAVLGRGHFGKVLLVQFKGTGKYYAIKALKKQEVLSRDEMESLYCEKRILEAVGRTGHPFLLSLLACFQTSSHACFVTEFAPGGDLMMQIHEDVFPEPHARFYLACVILGLQFLHEKKIIYRDLKLDNLLLDAQGFLKIADFGLCKEGIGFGDRTSTFCGTPEFLAPEVLTQEAYTRAVDWWGLGVLLYEMLVGECPFPGDTEEEVFDCIVNADAPYPHFLSVQGLELIQKLLQKCPEQRLGAGEQDAEEIKTQPFFRTTDWQALLARTVRPPFLPTLCGPTDLRYFEGEFTGLPPALTPPDPRSPLTARQQAAFRDFDFVSEGFLGP
- the ZDHHC12 gene encoding palmitoyltransferase ZDHHC12 isoform X2, which gives rise to MAPWALLSPGVLVRTGHTVLTWGITLVLFLHDTALRQWEEQGELLLPLTFLLLVLGSLLLYLAVSLMDPGYVNVQPQPQEEAKEEQTAMVPQAIPLRRCRYCLVLPLRARHCRECRRCVRRYDHHCPWMENCVGERNHPLFVAYLALQLVVLLWGLYLAWSGLHFFQPWGLWLRSSGLLFATFLLLSVFSLVASLLLASHLYLVASNTTTWEFISSHRIAYLRQRPSNPFDRGLTRNLAHFFCGWPSGSWEALWAEGEEEEEGGSQAV